The proteins below are encoded in one region of Paeniglutamicibacter cryotolerans:
- a CDS encoding DUF3180 domain-containing protein — MSVLRPLQLLLFFIAAVVLGWAGQQLVVSAGRSVPVLNWTALPTMAGVSALTLIMGIRVRRYTQGKLKSRLDPIAAARTLILAQASAYAGTLIGGWHVGILIELLRVTGFGSVAVRSALLMIVAAAVMVIVGWIVEQFCKVPPDDPSSPEAGHEGKDDTGYAAGTN; from the coding sequence ATGAGCGTCCTGCGGCCGCTGCAGTTGCTGCTGTTCTTCATCGCGGCGGTGGTGCTCGGCTGGGCGGGGCAGCAGCTGGTGGTATCCGCCGGCCGCAGCGTCCCGGTGCTCAACTGGACCGCGCTTCCCACCATGGCCGGGGTCTCGGCGCTGACCTTGATCATGGGAATCCGCGTCCGCCGCTACACCCAGGGCAAGCTGAAGTCCCGGCTGGACCCCATCGCCGCCGCCCGCACGCTGATCCTCGCGCAGGCCAGCGCGTATGCCGGAACGCTGATCGGCGGCTGGCACGTGGGCATCCTGATCGAGCTGCTGCGCGTCACCGGGTTCGGCTCGGTCGCCGTAAGATCCGCCCTTTTGATGATCGTTGCCGCAGCGGTGATGGTTATCGTTGGATGGATCGTTGAACAATTCTGCAAAGTGCCGCCCGATGACCCTTCGTCGCCGGAAGCCGGCCACGAAGGTAAGGATGACACCGGATATGCCGCAGGAACCAATTGA
- a CDS encoding NAD(P)H-dependent flavin oxidoreductase: protein MNASPESAACSASRGPLDFASRFGLEQPILNASMAGAAGGALAAAVSSAGGLGMLGIGSGSKAGWLHEQASLASAPGGAWGAGLMAWVLEESMDPLKVLLEHRPGFICVSFGEPGPAAELAHSAGALVGMQVGNAAELERALGEDIDVVICRGSEGGGHGRNEVTTLPLLQLALEKTDKPVIGAGGIATARGIAAILGSGAQAVWVGTRFAAAKESLSHVRVKEAIGRASIDDTLYTRAFDIAQEIPWPRHYGGRALRNGFSEQWTERIGELEAAVEGDHGITDSMEDARRNADLDTAPVYAGQSAGLSGTGESAASIMADLAGFRAHLAAASGRWTA, encoded by the coding sequence ATGAACGCCTCCCCTGAATCCGCTGCTTGCTCTGCCTCCCGGGGCCCTCTGGACTTCGCTTCCCGTTTCGGGCTTGAGCAGCCAATCCTCAATGCGTCCATGGCTGGTGCTGCAGGTGGGGCGCTGGCCGCAGCAGTATCATCCGCTGGCGGCCTGGGGATGCTGGGCATCGGCAGCGGATCAAAGGCCGGCTGGTTGCACGAACAGGCATCCCTTGCTTCGGCTCCCGGCGGGGCATGGGGCGCGGGGCTGATGGCCTGGGTCTTGGAGGAGTCAATGGACCCGCTCAAGGTTCTGCTTGAGCACCGCCCGGGGTTCATCTGCGTGAGCTTCGGTGAACCGGGACCCGCGGCTGAACTCGCCCATTCCGCCGGCGCACTGGTAGGCATGCAGGTGGGTAACGCCGCTGAGCTCGAGCGTGCGCTGGGAGAGGACATCGATGTCGTGATCTGCCGTGGAAGCGAGGGTGGCGGGCACGGCCGCAACGAGGTCACCACACTCCCCCTATTGCAGCTGGCCCTGGAGAAGACGGACAAGCCGGTCATCGGGGCCGGCGGCATTGCCACGGCCCGGGGCATTGCCGCCATCTTGGGCAGTGGTGCGCAGGCCGTCTGGGTGGGAACCCGCTTCGCCGCCGCCAAGGAATCGCTGAGCCATGTACGGGTCAAGGAGGCCATCGGACGGGCATCCATCGACGACACCCTCTATACGCGCGCATTCGACATCGCCCAAGAGATTCCCTGGCCCAGGCACTATGGCGGCCGGGCACTGCGCAATGGCTTCAGTGAGCAGTGGACCGAACGCATCGGAGAGCTCGAGGCTGCGGTGGAAGGGGATCACGGCATCACCGATTCCATGGAAGACGCCCGCAGGAACGCGGACCTCGATACGGCCCCCGTCTACGCGGGCCAGTCCGCCGGCCTGTCCGGCACCGGGGAATCCGCCGCGTCGATCATGGCCGATCTCGCCGGCTTCCGCGCCCATCTAGCTGCGGCCAGCGGACGCTGGACGGCCTGA
- the folB gene encoding dihydroneopterin aldolase has translation MIRHDTISLRGITATGYHGVFDHEKRDGQPFVVDIVLHTDIRPAAASDDVLDTAHYGELAELVQAEIMAGPYDLIEKLAEVIAAAVLREFAVAAVEVTVHKPQAPIPVPFGDVSIGIYRERA, from the coding sequence ATGATCCGCCACGATACGATCTCGCTGCGCGGGATCACCGCCACCGGATACCACGGGGTGTTCGATCATGAGAAGCGCGACGGCCAGCCGTTCGTCGTGGATATCGTCCTGCACACTGACATCCGCCCCGCCGCGGCGAGCGATGACGTGCTCGACACCGCACACTACGGCGAACTCGCCGAACTGGTGCAGGCCGAGATCATGGCCGGCCCCTATGACCTGATTGAGAAGCTCGCCGAGGTGATCGCCGCCGCGGTGCTGCGCGAGTTCGCCGTGGCGGCCGTCGAGGTCACGGTACATAAGCCGCAGGCACCGATCCCGGTGCCGTTCGGCGACGTGAGCATCGGTATCTACCGGGAGCGGGCATGA
- a CDS encoding PH domain-containing protein, with protein sequence MSGRNPVAGDGSWRRVHPVSPLVRGWIAVVAIAFVYGQNAFNGLLNPGMEADPGGAWLAERGPLAVLIGLGVLLLVVLGFVASWWFTRYQITEHHVNVNSGIIFRQQRQARIDRVQAVDIAQPLLARIFGLAELKFDVADSGQSAMSLSYVKLAEAKELRNEILFLASGLKPTTVPPARATDTATSEQARIPALEATEFVVASVPPGRLVGSLLLHPLGISLAVSVIVIVVLMLKIEGFGPFVLLPTFLGLGGALWNGFNQGWNFKAATGDDGLRVSYGLLDTRHQTVPPGRVQAIRISSPWLWRALGWYRVTVNVAGFGQNTDTAQRSTLLPVGRYDDVMAVLSVVLPDPGTADPVELFRAGISGSGPDHGFTGSPRSVRPLSPLAWRRQGYAVTGTALLARSGVLHRTLVVVPHERSQGLLLTQGPLARRCRVANVHLATTPGPVSPVVKQLALGDARTLFLEQADRAAAARALHDANHWIQPAARQTPSGPDGQRPPEPATTKDPS encoded by the coding sequence GTGAGCGGGCGGAATCCGGTGGCCGGCGACGGCAGCTGGCGCCGCGTCCACCCGGTGTCGCCGCTGGTGCGCGGCTGGATCGCCGTGGTGGCCATCGCCTTCGTCTACGGACAGAACGCCTTCAACGGACTGCTGAACCCCGGCATGGAAGCGGATCCGGGCGGTGCATGGCTGGCCGAACGCGGCCCGCTTGCCGTGCTCATCGGACTTGGCGTCCTACTGCTGGTGGTGCTCGGCTTCGTCGCCTCCTGGTGGTTCACCCGCTACCAGATCACCGAGCACCACGTGAACGTCAACTCCGGGATCATCTTCCGCCAACAACGCCAGGCCCGGATCGATCGGGTGCAGGCCGTCGACATCGCCCAGCCGCTGCTGGCGCGGATCTTCGGGCTCGCCGAACTGAAGTTCGACGTGGCGGATTCCGGTCAGAGCGCGATGAGCCTGTCCTACGTGAAGCTGGCCGAGGCCAAGGAACTGCGAAACGAGATTCTGTTCCTCGCCTCCGGGCTGAAGCCCACAACGGTTCCACCCGCGCGGGCAACCGATACAGCGACGTCCGAACAGGCCCGCATTCCCGCGCTGGAAGCCACTGAATTCGTCGTGGCCTCAGTACCTCCGGGCCGGCTCGTCGGCTCGCTTCTGCTTCATCCGCTGGGCATCTCACTTGCGGTGTCCGTCATCGTGATCGTCGTACTGATGCTGAAGATCGAGGGTTTCGGCCCGTTCGTGCTGCTGCCGACGTTCCTGGGCCTAGGCGGAGCCCTTTGGAACGGCTTCAACCAAGGCTGGAACTTCAAGGCGGCCACCGGCGATGACGGGCTGCGCGTGAGCTACGGACTGCTCGATACCCGGCACCAGACGGTCCCGCCCGGCCGGGTGCAGGCGATCCGGATCTCCAGCCCGTGGCTCTGGCGGGCGCTGGGCTGGTACCGGGTCACGGTGAACGTTGCGGGATTCGGCCAGAACACGGATACCGCACAACGCTCCACGTTGCTTCCGGTGGGCAGGTACGACGATGTCATGGCGGTGCTCTCCGTGGTGCTCCCCGATCCGGGGACCGCCGATCCGGTGGAACTCTTCCGCGCCGGCATTTCCGGTTCCGGTCCGGACCACGGATTCACCGGATCCCCGCGCTCGGTGCGCCCGCTCTCCCCGCTGGCCTGGCGCCGGCAGGGATACGCCGTCACCGGCACGGCGCTGCTGGCCCGGTCCGGCGTGCTGCACCGCACCCTGGTCGTGGTCCCGCATGAACGCAGCCAGGGGCTGCTGCTGACCCAGGGTCCGCTGGCCCGCCGCTGCCGGGTGGCAAACGTGCACCTGGCCACCACGCCGGGACCCGTATCGCCGGTGGTCAAGCAGCTGGCCCTCGGCGATGCGCGCACTCTGTTCCTTGAACAGGCGGACCGAGCCGCGGCTGCACGGGCGCTGCACGATGCCAACCACTGGATTCAACCAGCCGCACGACAAACGCCATCCGGCCCGGACGGGCAGCGCCCGCCGGAACCAGCAACCACGAAGGACCCCTCATGA
- a CDS encoding ATP-binding protein, with the protein MTSMDTETKRKLREMSAGALLEAVESQDEVLSMGLTFEERLRLAVDHAYASFTHSKVSGLIRRAGLRYPNADLRQVDLLEERGLNRMTLTELSSCAFVDQFHNVVFQGFTGSGKSYLGCALAKQACLKLIRTHYVRMPDLEEEWRQAEDKPLGQNKFLKKYGSFSMLVVDEWLLDPPKGAFLRMLLELMERRYGSTATVFCTQYKQSDWHARLGSGVHADAIMDRIVHNTIWVETGSYNMREKTALGMS; encoded by the coding sequence ATGACCTCGATGGATACGGAAACCAAAAGGAAATTGCGGGAAATGTCCGCCGGCGCCTTGCTCGAGGCCGTGGAGTCCCAGGACGAGGTCCTCAGCATGGGGCTGACGTTTGAGGAGCGTTTGCGGCTAGCCGTGGACCATGCGTACGCGTCCTTCACCCATTCGAAGGTCAGCGGTCTGATCAGGCGTGCTGGGTTGCGTTACCCCAACGCCGATCTGAGGCAGGTGGATCTGTTGGAGGAACGTGGGCTGAACAGGATGACACTTACTGAGCTGTCGAGCTGCGCCTTCGTTGACCAGTTCCACAATGTCGTCTTTCAGGGATTCACCGGATCGGGGAAGTCGTACCTGGGCTGCGCCCTGGCGAAGCAGGCATGTTTGAAGCTGATCCGCACGCATTACGTGCGCATGCCGGATCTGGAAGAGGAATGGCGGCAAGCCGAAGACAAACCCCTGGGGCAGAACAAGTTCCTGAAAAAGTATGGGTCCTTCAGCATGCTGGTCGTCGATGAGTGGTTGTTGGATCCTCCGAAGGGAGCGTTCTTGCGGATGTTGTTGGAGTTGATGGAGCGTCGGTACGGATCGACGGCAACGGTGTTCTGCACCCAGTACAAGCAGTCGGACTGGCATGCCAGGCTCGGGTCCGGGGTTCACGCGGACGCGATCATGGATCGGATCGTTCACAACACGATCTGGGTCGAGACCGGTAGCTACAACATGAGGGAGAAGACCGCGCTGGGGATGAGCTAA
- the istA gene encoding IS21 family transposase translates to MVRKINAKVILQLRAEGMSGRNIATTQSISRNSVSNVLDAASNAGISWTDIQDKTENAVYALVFPGRGDHQSVFAQPDWGVVHKQLAKVGVTLKLLHGEYVDEESVKGQATMGYDRFCKTYHRYVLEHSATSRVEHKAGMSVEVDWSGPTMTLHDPNTGTKQTVYLFVACLPFSRLGFVEACLDMKQASWLRAHVSMFEALGGSVPRIIPDNLKTGVIKHPAEGEIVLNDSYRHLAGHYVAAVLPGRVRKPKDKSSVENTVGHVATWIIAGLRDTQFTSLPQLRTAIRERVQAYNDEPFQKRAGSRLSVFREEEQPLLRPLPAVPYEISEWVYRRKVAKNSYVTWKRNFYSVPLVNVGASVDLRITETMLEVYRNQERLTSHQLLPASAINQYRTNDSDIPAEQQWKQWEPKRVRGWASRIGPNAVEVVDRIFASVPLAEQGLNAALAVLRLSKRFGPERLEAACLLALQSQVRSPRYAHIRPILDTGQDRANTWNDSLPEPEPGGYVRGSDYYSGGAR, encoded by the coding sequence ATGGTACGAAAAATCAATGCGAAGGTGATACTCCAGCTTCGTGCCGAGGGAATGTCCGGGCGCAATATTGCCACCACGCAAAGCATCTCCAGGAACAGCGTTTCCAACGTCCTTGATGCTGCATCAAACGCCGGAATCAGCTGGACGGATATCCAAGACAAAACAGAGAATGCTGTTTATGCTTTGGTGTTCCCCGGTCGCGGGGACCACCAAAGCGTTTTCGCCCAGCCAGACTGGGGCGTTGTCCATAAGCAACTGGCGAAAGTCGGAGTGACGCTCAAGCTCCTGCACGGCGAATACGTTGACGAAGAATCCGTCAAAGGCCAGGCCACCATGGGCTACGACAGGTTCTGCAAGACATATCACCGCTACGTCCTGGAACACAGCGCAACGTCCAGGGTCGAGCACAAGGCCGGGATGAGCGTCGAGGTCGACTGGTCCGGTCCAACCATGACCTTGCATGATCCAAACACCGGCACGAAGCAGACGGTCTATCTGTTTGTGGCGTGCCTGCCCTTTAGCCGGCTGGGCTTTGTCGAGGCCTGTCTGGATATGAAGCAAGCCAGTTGGCTGCGTGCCCACGTTTCCATGTTTGAGGCCTTGGGTGGTTCTGTTCCACGCATCATCCCGGACAACCTCAAAACCGGGGTCATCAAACATCCTGCCGAGGGCGAGATCGTGCTCAATGATTCTTACCGGCATCTGGCTGGCCACTATGTGGCAGCAGTGTTGCCTGGCCGTGTCCGGAAGCCAAAAGATAAATCTAGTGTAGAAAATACGGTGGGCCACGTGGCGACCTGGATCATTGCCGGACTGCGCGATACCCAGTTCACCTCGTTGCCTCAGCTTCGTACGGCGATCCGTGAACGGGTCCAGGCGTATAACGATGAGCCATTCCAGAAGCGGGCGGGCTCCCGGTTGAGCGTTTTTCGGGAAGAAGAGCAGCCGTTGCTTCGCCCCTTGCCGGCGGTGCCGTATGAAATCAGCGAGTGGGTCTATCGGCGTAAGGTCGCGAAGAACAGCTACGTGACGTGGAAGCGGAACTTCTACTCGGTTCCGCTGGTCAATGTCGGGGCAAGCGTTGACCTGCGCATCACGGAAACAATGCTTGAGGTCTACCGGAACCAGGAGCGGCTGACCAGCCATCAGTTACTTCCCGCCTCCGCGATCAATCAGTATCGCACCAATGATTCGGATATCCCGGCCGAACAGCAGTGGAAGCAGTGGGAACCGAAAAGGGTCAGGGGCTGGGCGAGTCGCATCGGACCAAACGCGGTGGAAGTCGTGGATCGGATCTTCGCGTCGGTTCCGCTCGCTGAGCAGGGCCTGAACGCAGCACTGGCGGTGTTGAGGCTGTCGAAGAGGTTCGGCCCGGAACGGCTGGAAGCGGCGTGCCTCCTGGCGCTGCAGAGCCAGGTACGTTCGCCGCGGTATGCGCATATCCGGCCGATCTTGGACACCGGTCAAGACCGGGCCAATACCTGGAATGATTCCCTTCCAGAGCCTGAACCGGGCGGATACGTGCGCGGCAGCGATTACTATTCTGGCGGTGCCCGATGA
- the panC gene encoding pantoate--beta-alanine ligase, whose product MNSAQTTWADTPEPGLPGTPATEPLLVRTVAGLKAAVAAALTAVPGRGNAPRTLALVPTMGALHEGHATLIRHAREESDVVVVTIFVNELQFNDAQDYARYPRTLDADLRLLGGVGADIVFAPEASEVYPDGVPLVALRSGPLGEAFEGAARPGHFDGMLAVVAKLLHYGQPPLSLGLPVEYRAYFGQKDAQQVVLIRRMVKDLAYEVDIRSVPIVRNAQGLALSSRNAFLTGPEAKAALVLYEALSLIRRRAEKHEQLYLEDAVALVGLQPLVRLDYFELVDPDTLAPLAFNCQDTPFTGEGLLLLAAQVGAVRLIDNVPLGT is encoded by the coding sequence ATGAATTCAGCGCAAACCACCTGGGCCGATACCCCGGAACCGGGGCTCCCCGGGACACCCGCCACTGAACCGCTGCTGGTGCGAACCGTGGCTGGGTTGAAGGCAGCCGTCGCAGCGGCACTGACGGCGGTGCCCGGCCGTGGCAACGCACCGCGGACCCTGGCCCTGGTCCCCACAATGGGTGCGCTGCATGAGGGCCATGCCACGCTGATCCGGCATGCCCGCGAGGAAAGCGACGTCGTCGTGGTGACGATCTTCGTCAACGAGCTGCAATTCAACGACGCGCAGGACTATGCCCGCTACCCGCGCACGCTCGATGCCGACCTGAGGTTGCTGGGCGGGGTGGGCGCGGATATCGTCTTCGCCCCCGAGGCCTCGGAGGTCTATCCGGATGGGGTTCCACTGGTGGCGCTGCGCAGCGGCCCGCTGGGCGAGGCCTTCGAGGGGGCAGCCCGCCCCGGCCACTTCGACGGGATGCTTGCCGTGGTCGCCAAGCTGCTGCACTACGGACAGCCTCCGCTGAGCCTGGGCCTACCGGTGGAATATCGGGCCTACTTCGGGCAGAAGGACGCCCAGCAGGTGGTATTGATCCGGCGCATGGTCAAGGACCTCGCCTATGAGGTGGATATCCGCTCGGTTCCAATCGTGCGCAATGCCCAGGGGCTGGCGCTCTCCAGCCGCAACGCGTTCCTCACCGGCCCCGAGGCTAAGGCGGCACTGGTCCTGTATGAGGCGCTGAGCCTGATCCGGCGCCGGGCCGAAAAGCACGAACAGCTGTACCTGGAAGATGCCGTTGCACTGGTCGGCCTTCAACCGCTGGTCCGGCTCGACTACTTCGAGCTCGTGGATCCGGACACACTGGCGCCGCTGGCCTTCAACTGCCAGGACACCCCCTTTACCGGGGAGGGCCTGTTGCTGTTGGCGGCCCAGGTCGGCGCCGTCCGGCTGATCGACAACGTGCCGCTCGGCACCTGA
- a CDS encoding Rossmann-like and DUF2520 domain-containing protein gives MSGKPGRLGVGIISAGRVGAVLGAALRAAEHGIVGVHAVSEASRDRAELLLPGVPVLEIPDIVRRAELVLLAVPDDALPDLVAGIAAAGHWQAGQLVAHTAGRFGTSVLDPIRAAGAIPLAIHPAMTFTGMSLDLVRIQDAAFGVSADKMMLPIAQALVVEMGAEPVVIAEADRPAYHAALAHASNHLVTIAGQSAGLLASLGVEHPERVLGPLMRASLENALASGEGALTGPVARGDAGTVQAHRAALSTAGIPADTRQAYLAMSRATAMRAHARKLIGDEALARILDTLA, from the coding sequence ATGAGCGGCAAACCAGGACGCCTGGGCGTCGGCATCATCTCCGCCGGACGTGTCGGTGCCGTGTTGGGCGCCGCACTGCGTGCCGCCGAACACGGAATCGTCGGTGTCCATGCGGTCTCGGAGGCCTCCCGGGACCGGGCCGAACTGCTGTTGCCCGGCGTCCCGGTGCTCGAGATCCCCGACATCGTCAGGCGCGCCGAACTCGTGTTGCTTGCCGTCCCCGACGACGCGCTGCCCGATCTGGTGGCCGGCATCGCCGCTGCCGGGCACTGGCAGGCCGGACAGCTGGTCGCCCACACCGCCGGCCGTTTCGGCACCTCGGTTCTGGATCCGATTCGCGCGGCCGGCGCCATCCCGCTGGCCATCCACCCGGCGATGACGTTCACCGGGATGTCCTTGGACCTGGTGCGTATCCAGGATGCCGCGTTCGGGGTCAGCGCCGACAAGATGATGCTGCCGATCGCTCAGGCGCTGGTGGTGGAGATGGGCGCCGAACCGGTGGTCATTGCCGAGGCCGACCGTCCGGCCTATCATGCGGCACTGGCCCATGCCTCGAACCACCTGGTCACCATCGCCGGGCAGAGCGCCGGGCTGCTGGCATCGCTGGGCGTCGAGCACCCCGAACGCGTCCTGGGTCCGCTCATGCGCGCCTCGCTGGAAAACGCGCTCGCCTCCGGGGAGGGCGCGCTGACCGGGCCCGTCGCGCGCGGCGATGCTGGAACGGTCCAAGCCCACCGGGCCGCCCTGTCCACGGCGGGAATCCCCGCCGATACCCGTCAGGCCTACCTGGCGATGTCCCGGGCCACGGCGATGCGGGCCCACGCACGCAAGCTCATCGGCGACGAAGCACTGGCCCGGATCCTCGACACCCTTGCCTGA
- a CDS encoding PH domain-containing protein translates to MPQEPIDPEGIAWTRVSPKYAAVRTVGWLVGALITVAVLGVPLVLRQTGVWPGYPLWLGISVPAAVLLAELIRLALIPRQVRAIGYAERDDDLLVRHGLMFQKLLVVPYGRMQYVDVAVGPIDRMLGLCKVKLHTAAPNAIAEIPGLPLAEGARLREQLAARGETRLAGL, encoded by the coding sequence ATGCCGCAGGAACCAATTGACCCGGAGGGGATCGCGTGGACGCGCGTTTCCCCGAAGTATGCGGCGGTGCGCACGGTCGGCTGGCTCGTTGGCGCGCTGATTACGGTGGCCGTGCTCGGCGTTCCACTGGTGCTTCGGCAGACTGGGGTGTGGCCCGGCTACCCGCTCTGGCTGGGGATCAGCGTCCCGGCAGCCGTGCTGCTCGCCGAACTGATCCGACTGGCACTGATCCCGCGCCAGGTGCGCGCCATCGGCTATGCCGAACGCGATGACGACCTGCTGGTGCGCCACGGGCTGATGTTCCAAAAGCTGCTCGTGGTCCCCTACGGCAGGATGCAGTACGTCGACGTGGCCGTGGGGCCGATCGACCGGATGCTCGGGCTGTGCAAGGTCAAGCTGCATACCGCCGCCCCCAATGCCATCGCCGAGATCCCCGGACTGCCGTTGGCCGAGGGGGCCCGCCTGCGTGAACAGCTCGCCGCCCGCGGCGAAACCCGGCTGGCCGGGCTGTGA
- the istA gene encoding IS21 family transposase, with protein sequence MADYRHIMALLVQGHSYRQVQGRAGCSHRTIAKASRVLADQKLTTREQIDALTDEDLDRLFDDGRKAVSGEFVPVNVEAVVKARIGRKKPPLKVLWARYLDTAHTDSARFYGYERFCQIIAEHVKVNDLTSPLSHEPGHTMQVDWAGTKMQLTDPITQETTKVSLFVASLPYSGMIFAYGSLDEKLPAWCQLHRKAFEYFEGVSQLVIPDNASTASNQISRYEKARDVNQSYEAFLEYYQTAAVPTGAYKPQEKGNVEAGVKVSTNWIIHYLQGRRFAGLDELNEAVAEQVEMINDRTPFRGENRSRRDWFQDAERHELIGLPAEPWQQVYWRKAKVSRDWHVQVDTVKYSVPHQLAGQILDVRIVGEQVTVLAGGLVVASHRRGAQRHSYVTDPEHAPHGYEDISLLWTRAYFIRQATKVGPYTVQALARLLDRKKIEAQGYRSCMNILALGKGNNRALLEQACHDLCVQDERNPVSYTALKHRITALRAAYAGRPGVSAPASPQSGAGPVTAGARDTSSAHLGGISQFSLEALRSTAATEYLTL encoded by the coding sequence ATGGCTGACTACAGACACATCATGGCCCTGCTGGTGCAGGGCCATTCGTACCGACAGGTCCAAGGCAGGGCAGGCTGCTCGCACCGCACGATCGCCAAGGCCAGCCGGGTCCTTGCCGATCAAAAGCTGACCACCCGTGAGCAGATCGACGCGCTCACCGATGAGGACCTCGACCGGCTGTTCGACGACGGCCGCAAGGCCGTGAGCGGTGAGTTCGTCCCCGTCAATGTCGAGGCCGTGGTGAAGGCACGCATCGGTCGGAAGAAGCCACCGTTGAAAGTCTTGTGGGCCCGCTACCTGGACACCGCGCACACAGACTCCGCCCGGTTTTACGGCTATGAGCGGTTCTGCCAGATTATTGCCGAGCACGTCAAGGTCAACGACCTGACCAGCCCGCTGTCCCACGAACCCGGACACACGATGCAGGTCGACTGGGCCGGCACCAAGATGCAGCTGACCGATCCGATCACCCAGGAAACCACGAAGGTCTCGCTCTTCGTGGCGTCCTTACCGTATTCGGGAATGATCTTCGCCTACGGGTCCCTGGATGAGAAGCTTCCCGCCTGGTGCCAGCTGCACCGGAAGGCCTTTGAATACTTTGAGGGTGTCAGCCAGCTGGTCATTCCCGATAACGCCTCGACCGCATCGAACCAGATCAGCCGGTATGAAAAGGCCCGGGATGTGAACCAATCCTATGAGGCCTTCCTTGAGTACTATCAAACCGCGGCAGTCCCGACCGGCGCGTATAAGCCGCAGGAGAAAGGCAACGTCGAGGCGGGGGTTAAGGTCTCGACCAATTGGATCATCCACTACCTGCAGGGGCGGCGTTTCGCGGGTCTGGATGAGCTGAACGAGGCCGTGGCCGAACAGGTGGAGATGATCAATGACCGCACGCCCTTTCGCGGGGAGAACCGCTCCCGACGCGATTGGTTCCAGGATGCTGAACGCCACGAACTCATCGGCCTCCCGGCCGAGCCGTGGCAGCAGGTTTACTGGCGCAAGGCGAAAGTCTCCAGGGACTGGCACGTGCAGGTCGACACGGTTAAATATTCGGTTCCGCACCAGCTCGCCGGGCAGATCCTGGACGTGCGGATCGTGGGTGAGCAGGTCACCGTGCTTGCCGGTGGGCTCGTGGTTGCTTCGCACCGGCGTGGTGCGCAGCGTCATTCCTACGTCACCGATCCCGAACATGCGCCGCACGGGTATGAGGACATCTCACTGCTCTGGACCCGTGCCTATTTCATCCGGCAAGCAACAAAGGTCGGCCCCTACACGGTTCAGGCGCTGGCTCGGTTGCTGGATCGGAAAAAGATCGAAGCGCAGGGCTACCGCTCCTGCATGAACATCCTGGCACTGGGCAAGGGCAACAACCGCGCCCTGCTGGAGCAGGCCTGCCATGACCTCTGCGTGCAAGACGAGCGGAACCCTGTCAGTTATACCGCGCTCAAACATCGCATCACCGCCCTGCGGGCGGCCTACGCCGGGCGTCCGGGCGTGAGCGCACCGGCATCGCCGCAGTCCGGCGCGGGGCCGGTGACCGCGGGTGCCAGGGATACCAGCAGCGCCCATCTGGGCGGGATCTCGCAGTTCAGTCTCGAGGCCTTGAGAAGCACCGCCGCAACTGAGTATTTGACTCTTTGA
- the folK gene encoding 2-amino-4-hydroxy-6-hydroxymethyldihydropteridine diphosphokinase yields MSTPVRSVLALGSNLGEREGILEQAVADLSAHPLVRLVRSSPIVATKSVGGPADSPDYLNMVIEVETGLEPLALLAHCQDIEQRHDRVRVVRWGPRTLDVDVITYGDTTSEDPVLTLPHPRAAGRAFVLQPWAWMDPHATLGGAPVAGLAAVAADLAGLRRYEQDPRP; encoded by the coding sequence ATGAGCACCCCGGTCCGCTCGGTGCTTGCCCTGGGGTCCAACCTGGGCGAGCGCGAGGGCATCCTCGAACAGGCGGTCGCAGACCTTTCGGCACACCCGTTGGTGCGCCTGGTGCGCAGTTCCCCGATCGTGGCGACCAAATCCGTGGGCGGGCCCGCCGATTCCCCCGACTACCTGAACATGGTCATTGAGGTCGAAACCGGACTCGAGCCGCTTGCCTTGCTGGCCCACTGCCAGGACATCGAACAGCGTCACGATCGGGTCCGCGTGGTCCGCTGGGGTCCGCGCACCCTGGACGTCGACGTGATCACCTATGGCGACACCACATCCGAGGACCCGGTGCTGACCCTGCCGCACCCGCGCGCTGCGGGCCGGGCCTTCGTGCTGCAGCCGTGGGCCTGGATGGATCCTCATGCCACGCTGGGCGGTGCCCCGGTGGCCGGTCTTGCCGCCGTCGCGGCGGATCTCGCCGGACTGCGCCGGTACGAACAGGACCCCCGGCCATGA